The Cyanobacterium stanieri LEGE 03274 genome has a window encoding:
- a CDS encoding M15 family metallopeptidase translates to PIPDNILGHIAYEEAPPSELTPITADGRIRLRKKAAERFNAMVRDARSQGIILVPISGFRSIAEQEYLFFEVKEQRNQDARKRAEVSAPPGRSEHHTGYAVDIGDGNNSSTNLQESFENTPAYQWLEANASSYSFELSFPRNNLQGISYEPWHWRFVGDTHSLETFYQAQELTTPLNNQR, encoded by the coding sequence CCCCATACCCGATAACATATTAGGGCATATCGCCTATGAAGAAGCCCCCCCATCAGAATTAACCCCCATCACCGCCGATGGTAGAATCAGACTAAGGAAAAAGGCCGCGGAAAGATTTAACGCCATGGTGAGGGATGCTAGAAGTCAAGGGATTATTTTAGTACCAATTTCAGGTTTTAGATCCATTGCCGAGCAAGAATATTTGTTTTTTGAAGTCAAAGAGCAACGAAATCAAGACGCAAGAAAAAGAGCCGAAGTTAGCGCTCCCCCCGGCCGTAGCGAACATCATACAGGTTATGCCGTGGATATAGGGGATGGTAATAATTCTAGTACCAATTTACAAGAAAGTTTTGAGAATACCCCCGCCTATCAATGGTTAGAAGCCAATGCTTCTAGTTATAGCTTTGAGCTTTCATTTCCTCGCAACAACTTACAGGGTATTAGTTACGAACCTTGGCACTGGCGTTTTGTGGGCGATACTCACAGTTTAGAAACCTTTTACCAAGCCCAAGAATTAACAACCCCCCTCAATAATCAAAGATAA